The following proteins are co-located in the Carassius carassius chromosome 39, fCarCar2.1, whole genome shotgun sequence genome:
- the ube2d1b gene encoding ubiquitin-conjugating enzyme E2 D1b has translation MALKRIQKELQDLQRDPPAQCSAGPVGDDLFHWQATIMGPSDSPYQGGVFFLTIHFPTDYPFKPPKVAFTTKIYHPNINSNGSICLDILRSQWSPALTVSKVLLSICSLLCDPNPDDPLVPDIAHIYKSDKEKYNRLAREWTQKYAM, from the exons GAGCTTCAAGACTTGCAGAGGGACCCTCCTGCTCAGTGCTCTGCTGGACCAGTTGGTGATGACT tgtttcACTGGCAGGCGACAATAATGGGACCT AGTGACAGTCCATACCAAGGAGGGGTCTTCTTTCTCACAATTCACTTTCCAACAGACTATCCCTTCAAGCCTCCAAAG GTAGCGTTTACGACAAAAATCTACCATCCCAACATTAACAGTAATGGAAGTATTTGCCTGGACATCCTGAGGTCGCAGTGGTCTCCAGCTCTAACAGTTTCAAAAG TTCTTTTGTCCATATGTTCTTTGCTTTGTGATCCGAATCCTGATGACCCTTTAGTCCCAGACATAGCACATATCTACAAATCAGACAAAGAAAA GTACAACAGACTAGCAAGAGAATGGACCCAGAAGTATGCAATGTGA